AGCCTTTCGCGGTGCCAGCAGAACTTTGATCCATTTGGGATTACCGCTTAATAGTACCAGGCAAAATTGCCGCCGTGGTGTACTATCCGCTTTCTTGTTTCACACCTTCTGAGTTCAGAGGCAAAACACATGTCATGGCAACAGTTCAAACAAGCCTGGTTAGTTAAATTCTGGGCGCCCATCCCTGCGGTCATCGCAGCGGGTATTCTCTCTACGTATTATTTTGGCATCACTGGCACCTTCTGGGCCGTCACGGGTGAATTTACCCGCTGGGGCGGACAAATCCTGCAACTGTTTGGCGTCCATGCGGAAGAATGGGGCTACTACAAGCTGATCCACCTGGAAGGCACCCCGCTCACTCGCATCGACGGGATGATGATCCTCGGTATGTTCGGCGGTTGCTTCGCGGCAGCGTTGTGGGCCAACAACGTCAAACTACGCATGCCGCGCAGTCGCATCCGCATCATGCAGGCGGTGCTGGGCGGGATCATCGCCGGGTTCGGCGCGCGTATGGCGATGGGCTGCAACCTGGCGGCATTCTTTACTGGTATTCCTCAATTCTCTCTGCACGCCTGGTTCTTTGCCCTGGCAACCGCCATCGGTTCCTGGTTTGGCGCGCGATTCACCCTGCTGCCAATATTCCGCATTCCGGTCAAGATGCAGAAAGTCTCCGCTGCGTCGCCGTTGACGCAGAAACCGGATCAGGCGCGCCGTCGTTTCCGCCTCGGCATGCTGGTGTTTATCGGCATGATTGGCTGGGCGCTGCTGACCGCCATGAACCAGCCGAAGCTGGGTCTGGCGATGCTGTTCGGCGTGGGTTTTGGTCTGCTGATCGAGCGCGCGCAAATCTGCTTCACCTCCGCCTTCCGCGATCTGTGGATCACCGGACGCACCCATATGGCAAAGGCGATCATCTTCGGGATGGGCGTCAGCGCAATCGGTATTTTCAGCTACGTACAACTGGGCGTGGAAGCCAAAATCATGTGGGCGGGCCCGAATGCAGTAATCGGCGGGCTGTTGTTTGGTTTTGGTATCGTGCTGGCAGGCGGGTGTGAAACCGGCTGGATGTACCGCGCGGTGGAAGGCCAGGTACACTACTGGTGGGTGGGTCTCGGTAACGTCATCGGCTCAACGATTCTGGCCTACTACTGGGATGACTTCGCCCCTGCGCTGGCCACCAACTG
The sequence above is drawn from the Citrobacter amalonaticus genome and encodes:
- the yedE gene encoding selenium metabolism membrane protein YedE/FdhT, with protein sequence MSWQQFKQAWLVKFWAPIPAVIAAGILSTYYFGITGTFWAVTGEFTRWGGQILQLFGVHAEEWGYYKLIHLEGTPLTRIDGMMILGMFGGCFAAALWANNVKLRMPRSRIRIMQAVLGGIIAGFGARMAMGCNLAAFFTGIPQFSLHAWFFALATAIGSWFGARFTLLPIFRIPVKMQKVSAASPLTQKPDQARRRFRLGMLVFIGMIGWALLTAMNQPKLGLAMLFGVGFGLLIERAQICFTSAFRDLWITGRTHMAKAIIFGMGVSAIGIFSYVQLGVEAKIMWAGPNAVIGGLLFGFGIVLAGGCETGWMYRAVEGQVHYWWVGLGNVIGSTILAYYWDDFAPALATNWDKINLLNTFGPLGGLLVTYLLLFAALMLIIGWEKHFFRRAGLTPAKESA